The following are from one region of the Corylus avellana chromosome ca1, CavTom2PMs-1.0 genome:
- the LOC132181602 gene encoding probable 1-deoxy-D-xylulose-5-phosphate synthase, chloroplastic produces MCLLNKVQAKKRPGGVCASLSERGEEYHSQRPPTPLLDTINYPIHMKNLSIKELKQLADELRSDVIFNVSKTGGHLGSSLGVVELTVALHYVFNAPQDKILWDVGHQAYPHKILTGRRDKMHTIRQTNGLSGFTKRSESEFDCFGTGHSSTTISAGLGMAVGRDLKGRKNNVIAVIGDGAMTAGQAYEAMNNAGYLDSDMIVILNDNKQVSLPTATLDGPIPPVGALSSALSRLQSNRPLRELREVAKGVTKQIGGPMHELAAKVDEYARGMISGSGSTLFEELGLYYIGPVDGHNIDDVVAILKEVKSTKSTGPVLIHVVTEKGRGYPYAEKAADKYHGVAKFDPATGKQFKTKAPTQSYTTYFAEALIAEAEADKDVVAIHAAMGGGTGLNLFLRRFPTRCFDVGIAEQHAVTFAAGLACEGLKPFCAIYSSFMQRAYDQVVHDVDLQKLPVRFAMDRAGLVGADGPTHCGSFDVTFMACLPNMVVMAPSDEAELFHMVATAAAIDDRPSCFRYPRGNGIGVQLPSGNKGVPLEVGKGRILIEGERVALLGYGAAVQSCLAAASLAESHGLRLTVVDARFCKPLDRALIRSLAKSHDVLITVEEGSIGGFGSHVAQFLALDGLLDGKLKWRPLVLPDRYIDHGSPADQLAEAGLTPSHIAATVFNILGQTREALEIMS; encoded by the exons ATGTGTCTT CTCAATAAG GTACAGGCCAAGAAAAGGCCAGGTGGGGTTTGTGCATCGCTATCAGAGAGGGGGGAGGAGTATCATTCACAGAGACCGCCAACTCCTCTCTTGGACACCATAAACTATCCAATTCACATGAAAAATCTATCAATTAAG GAGCTGAAACAACTCGCGGATGAACTGCGGTCTGATGTCATCTTTAATGTTTCTAAGACTGGAGGTCACCTAGGCTCGAGTCTTGGTGTTGTCGAACTCACCGTGGCTCTCCATTATGTCTTTAACGCCCCCCAAGATAAGATATTATGGGATGTTGGTCACCAG GCTTACCCACACAAGATCCTGACTGGAAGAAGAGATAAGATGCACACTATAAGGCAGACAAATGGGTTATCAGGGTTCACAAAGCGCTCGGAGAGTGAATTTGATTGCTTTGGCACGGGTCACAGTTCTACCACCATCTCTGCAGGACTTG GAATGGCTGTAGGGAGGGATCTAAAGGGaagaaagaataatgttattgcTGTTATAGGTGATGGTGCCATGACAGCTGGGCAAGCTTATGAAGCCATGAATAATGCCGGGTACCTTGATTCTGACATGATTGTCATTCTTAATGACAATAAACAGGTTTCTTTACCCACTGCCACTCTCGATGGGCCCATACCACCTGTAGGAGCTTTGAGCAGTGCTCTTAGTAGGTTGCAATCTAACAGGCCTCTCAGAGAATTAAGAGAGGTTGCCAAG GGAGTTACAAAACAAATTGGTGGTCCAATGCATGAACTTGCTGCTAAAGTTGATGAATATGCTCGTGGGATGATCAGTGGTTCTGGATCAACGCTATTTGAAGAGCTTGGATTATATTATATAGGTCCTGTTGATGGTCACAACATAGATGATGTAGTTGCCATTCTCAAAGAGGTTAAAAGTACCAAATCAACAGGTCCGGTTCTGATCCATGTCGTCACTGAGAAGGGCAGGGGATACCCATATGCAGAGAAAGCAGCAGACAAGTATCATG GAGTCGCCAAATTTGATCCAGCAACTGGGAAGCAATTCAAAACCAAGGCTCCTACACAGTCTTACACGACATACTTCGCGGAAGCTTTGATTGCAGAAGCAGAAGCGGACAAAGATGTTGTTGCAATCCATGCTGCAATGGGAGGCGGAACAGGCCTGAATCTCTTCCTTCGCCGTTTCCCAACAAGATGCTTTGATGTTGGGATAGCAGAACAGCACGCCGTTACTTTTGCTGCAGGTCTGGCCTGTGAAGGCCTTAAACCCTTCTGTGCAATTTACTCATCTTTCATGCAGAGGGCTTATGACCAG GTAGTACATGATGTGGATCTGCAGAAATTGCCGGTGAGATTTGCAATGGACAGAGCTGGACTTGTTGGAGCAGATGGTCCCACACATTGTGGTTCTTTTGATGTCACATTTATGGCCTGCCTCCCCAACATGGTGGTCATGGCTCCTTCTGACGAGGCAGAGCTCTTTCACATGGTTGCCACTGCTGCTGCAATAGATGATCGGCCCAGTTGTTTCCGATACCCGAGAGGGAACGGGATTGGTGTTCAGCTACCGTCAGGGAATAAAGGCGTTCCACTTGAG GTTGGAAAGGGCAGGATACTGATAGAGGGTGAAAGAGTGGCACTCTTGGGCTACGGAGCAGCAGTTCAGAGCTGTTTGGCTGCAGCATCTTTAGCGGAATCCCATGGCTTAAGGCTAACAGTTGTGGATGCACGCTTTTGCAAGCCGTTGGATCGTGCCCTTATTCGCAGCCTAGCCAAATCACACGACGTCTTAATTACAGTTGAAGAAGGATCAATTGGGGGATTTGGGTCTCATGTTGCTCAGTTCCTGGCCCTTGATGGCCTTCTTGATGGAAAACTAAAG TGGAGACCTTTGGTACTGCCTGATCGGTACATTGACCATGGATCACCTGCTGACCAACTGGCTGAAGCTGGTCTTACACCATCTCATATTGCAGCAACAGTGTTCAACATACTGGGACAAACAAGAGAGGCGCTGGAGATCATGTCAtaa